Genomic window (Magnetococcales bacterium):
CAAAATCGTGGGGCTGCCATCATTCAGGCCCGGGGTTCTTCCAGTGCCGCATCTGCTGCCAATGCCGCTTTGGATCACGTCGTCACCATGCAAAAAGCCACGCCTGGTGGGGATTGGTTTGCCGAGGCGATTCACTCTGAAGGACAGTATGGTGTCGATCCAGGTTTGATCTTTGGCTTCCCCCTGACGAGCGCTGGTGACGGCACCTGCCAGGTGGTGGATGGACTCACCATGTCCGATTGGGCCAAAACCAAATTTAACGCCGTTCTGGATGAGCTTCGTTCTGAACGGGATGTGGTTAAGGATCTGCTGTAACGTTTATGTTTTAGCAACTGAATAATGATGCGGGGTCAATTGTATCACGCGGTGGAGCCAGTTGAACGGACCACCGGGTGAGGCCAGGGAAGGAGAATCGGTTTGAACGCTAACGCCAAATTCGTCGTTTTTCTGGGGGATGGCATGAGCGATCAGCCCATCCGGGAACTGGATGGCAAAACCCCGCTGATGGCTGCCCACACCCCCAACCTGGACCGCATGGTTCGGGATGGGGTGGGTGGGTGGAGCCGGAATACCCCTCCTGGTTTTCATCCAGGCAGTGATGTGGCCAATCTCGGTGTTTTGGGTTATGACGTCACCCAGGGCTATACCGGGCGCAGCCCTCTGGAAGCCGCCGCCATGGGGGTGACACTCTCTCCTACGGATGTGGCTTTTCGTTGTAATCTGGTTACATTGTCGGACGATTACCGGATCATGGGGGATTTTTCCGCTGGCCACATCTCTACCCCGGAGGCCTCGGAAATCATCAAAACGCTGGACCAGGAATTGGGTTCGGAACTGTTTCGCTTCCATCCTGGCGTGAGTTATCGCCATCTGTTGGTCTGGAATGGGGGCGGGCAGGAGCTGAGATGTGCTCCACCCCACGACATTTCCGACCGCCCCATCGAAGGTCACCTGCCCACCGGACCCGATTCAGATCCCATTCGGGAGCTGATGATCCGATCCCGGGATATTTTGGCAGATCATCCGGTCAACCGAAAACGGGAAGCCGAAGGACAACTCCCCGCCAACTCAATCTGGCTCTGGGGCCACGGCAAAAAACCGGGATTGACCCCCTTCACGGAGCGATTCGGCAAACAGGGCGGGATGATTTCAGCCGTGGATCTGATGCGGGGTATCGCTGTCCATATTGGTTTCGAAAACATTCACGTGCCGGGTGCCACCGGCTGGATTGATACCGACTATGGTGGCAAGGCTCAAGCCTGTATCGACGGACTCAATCGCAATGACCTGATTTTTATCCATGTGGAATCCCCCGACGAAGCGGGTCATGCCGGGCGCTTGGATTATAAACTACAGGCCATTGAGGATTTTGACGCCAAGGTGGTGGGGCCGGTTTTGGCACACTT
Coding sequences:
- a CDS encoding cofactor-independent phosphoglycerate mutase produces the protein MSDQPIRELDGKTPLMAAHTPNLDRMVRDGVGGWSRNTPPGFHPGSDVANLGVLGYDVTQGYTGRSPLEAAAMGVTLSPTDVAFRCNLVTLSDDYRIMGDFSAGHISTPEASEIIKTLDQELGSELFRFHPGVSYRHLLVWNGGGQELRCAPPHDISDRPIEGHLPTGPDSDPIRELMIRSRDILADHPVNRKREAEGQLPANSIWLWGHGKKPGLTPFTERFGKQGGMISAVDLMRGIAVHIGFENIHVPGATGWIDTDYGGKAQACIDGLNRNDLIFIHVESPDEAGHAGRLDYKLQAIEDFDAKVVGPVLAHLVERGPFRAISLPDHPTPIATKTHNPDPVPFALYGTGISPDSNQTYDEGLIETASLTFDPGSRMMAYLLDL